TCTCCCTTGGCCTCTCGGTCATGTTCCTCATCGGAGCTCTGGCAGGCAAGGAGATTCTCTGGTATATGGCAGTATCCATTGTAATGCTCGGTGGAGCTGGAAAGGCTTTCGGATTGGATTACTGGGTCATGCCGTATATCAAGAAGCTTTGGAACAAGACCCCACTTGCAAAGAAAACCTATTTCTACCTCGATGAACCAGAATTCACGAAGAAGCAAATGGAAAGAAAGTTGGGCAGGAAGTAGGCAATCATGTCAGAGTTTTGGGACGATGAGCCTCACATCCAAGCACAGCTGCAGGTAGTCCGCAACACCATTGAACAAACCGTTGCTACAGCACATGGTTTTATCAGGCCAATCCTGGAAGACCATGTGAACAGCACCGGTAAGATGCTTCGTCCTGCCTTGGTCCTCATCACCAACATGATCGGCGATGAGGATCGTAGTGAGGATGCAATCAGGGTGGGCTCAGTCATTGAACTCATTCATCTTGCATCTTTGGTGCATGATGATATCATCGACGGTGCCCAAAAAAGACGGGGAAGAGCCTCAGTCTTTGCCAAGGTCGGAGCTAAGCAAGCTGTTTTGGCAGGAGACTTTCTCTTGGCACGTGCATTGATGCTTACCAGTGGCAAAGAGAGAGGGATGGACAGCCAGATTGTATCGCGGGCGCTGACGCGACTGTGTGAGAGTGAACTTGACCAGGATGCTGGACAGGGGGACTTTTTCATTGACCGAAGTACGTATCTGCGCCGTATCGGTGGAAAGACTGCCAGTCTGTTTGCTCTCAGCTGTTACAGCGGAGCGGCGCTGCAGGAAATCGATGATGCAACCAATAAACTTGCACACCATATCGGTTACTGCATGGGAATGGCATTCCAGATCCAGGATGATATCCTTGATTATATCGGAAGCAGCAAGAAACTCGGCAAGCATACCGGTGGGGACGTCAAGAGTGGAATCCCTACCCTACCACTCATCTGTGCACTGGAGATAGAGAACGAGTTGGGCAAGCATGAGCTGAAAAGCGTCCTCACCGATAGGAAAATCCCTTTGGACCAGCGCACCACAACGAAAGTACTTTCCTTAGTCGAAGAACTAGGTGGTATACAAAAAGCGCAATTTCTTGCAGAATCCTATAGAAAGCGAGCTTTGGAAGAAATACACCGCCTCGGCAATCCTGAGGTTGTGCGTATGTTGACTTCCCTGTTTGAAAAATTATCCGCTCGCTCAGTATAGGAATTATTATGAACACTACACATAATCTTGACGCTGATCTCACCGGAGAGGAGCGAGTCTTCCACGAATCATATGATAGGACATTATTGTACCTTGAGAATCGACAGAAAATGTCTCCCCTTTCTCTCATCGATATTGAAGGCGAACTTCATCATCTCACTGTGTATGAAGGGCAGGATTGGGTTGGACGTGGAGAATTGAAGAACAGCGAGATCCAAGGGCAGATCTATGCCTATATTGCATTCATCGACAAGATGAAGAAAGAGCTACAGAACAAGTAATCATCCTGTAGCTCTTCAAACACAGGTTGTATTATCAACCAAGCAAGGTCTTTTGACCATCCAGGCTTCTCAGCTCAGAAATTTCTTCCGTCACCTCAAGCACACCCAAATACTCCTGGTTGTTGTTTCTCACAGCATAGTAGCGGATCAGGATAAATTTGGAACCTTTCTGAATCCAGAAAGACTCACTGTCCTTGACCCCTGCCTTGAAGTCAGAGACCAACTTCTCTACTACAGCAAGACTCTTTGGTGGATGACAATGTTCTACATCACGTCCGATGATGCTTCGAGTTCTCGGGAATACGCGTTCCTTTCCCTCACTGAAGAAACGGACCTTGTCATCAGCACCAACAAAGGTGATATCAGCGGGCATGGTATTCAGCATCCATGTCAGCTCTTCCAGGGTAAAATGACCACTAGGGAGCGTAACCTCTCCACTTGTCTCCTGTTTGGAGGCAAAATCATCCTTTCCACTCATGGTAGCATTCCAGCGATACCAAGTGGTTGCATCTGAGGGGCTTGCCCCTTCGATTCCTCCATTAAAGCAGTATCCGATGTCTGCACTATCGCGAGCAACAGTCAACCAGGCGTCTTTATCCATGCAGCCCTGAAGCATCGGCATGAGAATATTGTTCTCCTTGTCGATCATACTTCTCACTTGTTCCTCAACATGGGTAAGTTCGGTCTCAAGTACCTTGTCAGAGGATTCAAGGGTACGAATCAGGAGCTTGTACAGATCCCTGATTTCATCATCAACCCCCCACATTACCTTTGGAGGAGCGGTAATTCCGGCTTTCTCCAGATAGGGGAAGAAAAGATTCTCCTTCCTGGAATAGTGGTTATCGAGCTTGCTGAGGCTCTTGAGTGCTGAGAGAAGGTCAGCCCTGGTACGTTCTGTATTCTCTTCTTTATATGCTTTTACTGCAGCTGAAAACGCCCCATCAAGGAATGAGAGCAAGCCTTCATTTTCCTTCAGGAACACAAATGCGGGATGGCCGGGGGTTTGTTCGATGGTCTTTCCACCATGAATCTCTTCCACACTACCGCCAAAAATGGAAGCATGCACATCGCAGAGCTTCTGCACCTGCTCTACTTGAATCTCACCATCTTCGATCAGTTTCTTTTCTGCTGCCGCCAAATCTTCTGCACTGATGGTTCCAAATTCTGCTTCGAACTCCTGTTTTACCGAATCACTGGAAACTCCAGCGTGTAATTTCTCAATTATTGTTTTCAGGCGCTGGATCTTTTTCTCGTCCATACAAACTCCTTCAATTTAATTCCTACTTAAATAGTATGATAAAAAGCGCCCCGAAAGTGAAGCGCTTTTATGAAAAAGATTTATACTATAGCCCCTTTTAGTAGGCATTCGTAATATAATGCTCCAACTCGCCGATTTCAAAGTCACGCTCCTCAAGAGCTGCCTTGACTACATCACCAATGGAAACCATACCAATAACCTTGTCCGCAGCCACAACCGGGAGGTGGCGGAATCTGCCAGCGGTCATTAGCTGCAAGCAATCATCAAGATTCTGCTCTGGCTTGATGCAGGTAACACCAACGGTCATCACTTCCTTCACCGGAATGGATGCAGTGTTCAAATGCTCCAGCCTGCGAGAAAAATGGCGGATGATATCACGCTCTGAAAGAATACCCTTGATATCCCCATTCTCATTAAGAACCAACAGTGCACCAATCTTATGTTCGGTAAGTTTCAAAAGGGCATGAGCCAAGGTATCCTCAGGGGTGATACAGTAAACGGTGCTTCCCTTTTGGTCCAGAATTGATTGTACGTTCGCCATACATAACCTCCATTTCGTATATTATCTAACTCCCTTCTACCACAAGCGTACTCCACCAGTAGCAATTTCGCAAGGAAATTATGGGAGACATATCTGCATCGAGGGGCCGATAATACGCTTATTCGTGTCTTATACACACAATATATGCACATATGATTGTCAATAGCAAGTAAATGTGCTATATATTGCTGGATCTTCACTGAAAGGACCTTTACATGAACCTGATACTCTATAGTGTTACAGCACTTTTATTATTACTCTCTTTTCTAAAGGACAGGGAAAAGACAAAAAAAGCGCTCATGAAAGCGTGGAGAGCATTTGAGAATATTCTTCCCCAATTCCTAGTCGTCATACTATTGGTCAGCCTCCTGCTCAGCATCCTGGACCATGAGACCATTGTAAGGATCATCGGCAAGGACTCTGGTTGGATTGGCGTTATCCTTGCTGCCATTGTAGGTTCTGTTACCCTGATACCAGGCTTTGTGGCATTCCCCACTGCTGCCTTGCTTCTTGAGGGAGGAGCTGGCTATATGCAAATCGGCGCCTTCATCTCAACGCTGATGATGGTGGGTGTAGTAACCCTACCCATAGAGATACAGTACTTTGGAAAGCGCTTGACGCTTTACCGAAATACTCTTGCATTCATATTCTCATTTATTGTTGCCTTTGCAATCGGAACAGTTCTGGAGGTGGTGTTATGACAACTCTGGTAAAACGCTACAGTTCATTTCTGCTCGTTCTGGTACTGTTGGGGATCCTCAGCCTATTCAATCAAGAGTTGGGAGCAGGCGTATTCAATATTACAGTCATGCAATTAAAGGAAATGTTGTTGGTCTTACCCCCAATCTTCGTTCTGCTTGGTCTGCTTGATGTGTGGGTACCCAAACAGACAATGGTGAGATATATGGGAAAAGGGAGTGGATTGAAGGGGATACTTCTCTCTCTCTTCATTGGTTCTGCTGCAGCAGGCCCCCTGTACGGGGCTTTCCCAGTGGCAGCAGTGTTTATGAAAAAGGGAGTTACCTTCTCCAATGTCCTTATCTTCATCGGGGCATGGTCCACTACCAAGATTCCGATGATTCTCTTCGAATTCTCAGCTTTGGGCGCACCGTTCACACTTACCCGGTTGCTTATCGATATTCCAGGCATCATCATCATAGCGTTCCTTCTCTCTAAAATGATGGGCAAGGAAGAGATTGAGGCAATCTATGAGAAAGCAAGCAAGCAGTAACCGTTACTTAATCAACAAGGAAGGAGAGCTCTGTGAGTCTTTCAATATCTAGTATACGGATCACCCGGTTGCCCACTGCTAGAATGATCCCTTCTTCCTCGAATTGTGTGAGTTTCCGGCTCAGCGTCTCCCGCGCGATCCCCAGATAATTGGCAAGGCCCTCCCTACTCAATGGGAGGGTTATTTCAAGGAAATTACCATTATAGTGACCATACGATTCCTTGAACTCCAGAAGGAGGCTGGCAATCCTCATATCGGCATTGCGTCCCCCCATGCTCTGCATGGCACTCTCAAGCCGGCTCATCCGGTTTGCCATGGCCTCAATGATCTCAATGGCAACTTGACTGTGCTCAGCCAGGAGATTGGCAAAATTGGTCTTGTTCAGGATACAAACCGTTGTTGGCTCCAAAGCTTCCACCGTATAGGGAACCCGCTCTTCTGTGAACAGGAATCTGGCACCAAAATAGTCGTTGGCAGGAAAGATATAGAGGATTTGTTCTCTTCCGTCCGGTGTAATGCGGTATGCCTTGGCACTCCCCTCCCTGATAACAGTAAAAGCAGAGGCCTTCTCTCCTTCCCGTACGATAATCTCTCCCTTCTTGTAGCGACGGTGTTCCATCTCACTGGTGAGCGCATGCACGGCATCACGTTGCAAAGAAGAGAAGAGTGGTACATTTCTCAGGCAGAGATCGTTGCTACAACCATCACACACATTGGACACAGTATTTCTAACTCCTACTTTTTTACTTGGTTTGTGATTTCAATCACAGAACAAATATCATCATCATGGTACATCTAATGTATCTGAAGTATACGAAAACTTACAGAAAGGGGAAACACCATGAGTGAAGATACATATTACGAAATCAATACAAGAAAGTACATCACAGAGCACTACACCCCCTATGACGGGGACGAATCTTTCCTTGCAGGGCCCACTGAACGGACAGAGAAACTGTGGGGAGAACTCAAGGAGCTGCTCGAGATTGAGCGCCAGCGTGGCGGCATGTATGACATCGATGAGCATACCATATCCACTATTGTCAGCCACAAGGACGGGTACATCAACCGGGATCTCGAGCAAATTGTCGGCTTGCAGACCGATGAGCCCCTCAAGCGTGCCATCATGCCATTTGGAGGGATCAGACTGGTACATACCGAGTTGAAAGCATACGATCGTACCCTTCCTGAATCCATTGATGAAGTGTTCAAGTATCGCAAGACACACAATGACGGAGTCTTCGACGTTTACACAGAACAGATGCGTAAGGTACGTCACAGCGGCATCATCACAGGACTTCCCGATGCATATGGGAGGGGAAGGATCATCGGTGACTATCGAAGAGTTCCCCTCTATGGCATTGACTACCTGATCAAGGAAAAGCAGAGTGCCAAGGATAATTTCCACTTTGATGCAATGACTGAGGAGGTCATCCGCGACCGCGAGGAACTCAGTGAGCAAATCCGCAGCCTTCTGGAGCTGAAAGAGATGGCCGCCACCTATGGCTATGATATCTCAAAGCCCGCTACCGATACAAAGGAAGCCATCCAGTGGTTGTACTTTGCCTTCCTTGCAGCAACCAAGGAACAGAACGGAGCCGCTATGAGCCTGGGAAGGGTCTCCACCTTCCTTGATATCTATGCAGAGGAAGATCTGGGGAGTGGCCGCTTCAGTGAATCGGAAATCCAGGAATTGGTGGATCATTTCATCATGAAGCTCCGTATCATTCGATTCCTCAGGACCCCCTCCTATGATGAGCTGTTCAGTGGCGACCCCACCTGGGTTACGGAATCCATTGGCGGTGTAGGGCACGATGGACGTCATCTGGTTACCAAGATGAGCTACCGGTTCCTGCACAGCCTTACCAATCTTGGTCCTGCCCCTGAACCAAACCTTACAGTACTCTGGAGTGACCGTCTTCCACAGTCCTTCAAGAAGTTCTGCGCCCGTCTCTCCATCGAGACCTCCTCGATCCAGTATGAAAACGATGACCTGATGAGGAAGGATTACGGTGATGACTATGGCATTGCCTGCTGTGTCTCAGCCATGGAGTTAGGCAAGCAGATGCAATTCTTCGGTGCTCGGGTGAATCTGGCAAAAACCTTGCTCTACGCAATCAACGGTGGAAGGGATGAGAAGAGCGGAGAACAGATCGGACCTAAACTGGCTCCGGTGGGCGATGATATTCTTGACTATGACACCGTTATAGACCGCTATGAGGCGATGAGCAGCTGGCTTGCAAAACTGTATATCGATACCTTGAATGTCATCCACTACATGCATGACAAGTACAGCTATGAAAGACTTGAAATGGCCCTGCATGATGCCCAGGTTATGCGTACCATGGCAGGGGGAATCGCTGGATTGAGTGTTGTTGCTGACAGCCTCTCAGCCATCAAGTATGCAAAGGTGAAACCTATCAGGGATGAGCGGGGACTTGCTGTCGATTTTGAGATTGAAGGAGACTTCCCCACCTACGGAAACAATGACGAGCAGGTTGATACAATCGCCAAGGATCTGGTAAGAGGATTCATCACCAAGATGAGACGGCATACGACCTACCGTAAGAGTATCCCCACCCTCTCTGTCCTTACCATCACCAGCAACGTGGTCTATGGGAAGAAGACAGGGAGTACCCCGGATGGAAGAAAGGCTGGCGAGCCGTTTGCTCCTGGGGCAAACCCGATGCACGGACGGGACAAGAAGGGGTGTGTTGCGAGTATGAAGAGTGTGGCAAAACTCTCCTATGACGATGCCCAGGATGGAATCAGTTACACCTTCTCGATCATCCCGCAGACCCTTGGAAAGGATAAGCAGATGCAGGTGGCAAACCTGGTCACACTCCTGGATGGATATTTTATCGAGGAAGGACACCATATCAACGTGAATGTCATGGAAAAGGAGACATTGCTCGATGCCATGGACCACCCAGAGAAATATCCCCAGCTAACGATCAGGGTAAGTGGATATGCCGTGAACTTCATCAAGCTCACCCGTGAACAACAGCTTGATGTCATCAACCGCACCTTCCACGGAAGCCTGTAAGGAGGCATGTATGAGCGTACAGGGAAACATTCATAGTGTTGAGAGTTTTGGGACATTGGACGGACCGGGACTCAGGTATGTCGTCTTTCTGCAGGGATGCTCCCTGCGTTGTCGATACTGCCACAATCCAGACACGTGGAACATGAAAGGTGGCACTTCTCAAAGTGTTGATGAAGTGGTCCATGACATCCTCAGCTACAAGAACTTCATCAAGGATGGAGGGGTTACCATCAGTGGCGGAGAGCCACTGAGACAACCAGAGTTTGCCCTGGAGCTCATAGGCCGTCTGAAGAGAGAGGGAATCCACACGGCGTTGGATACAGCAGGAAGCGTTCCCTTGGAAATCTCAAAACCAGTACTGGATGCAGTGGATATGGTCTTGCTCGATATCAAGAGCCTGGATGATAAACTCTGCTTCAGCCTTACCGGTATGGGCAATACCAATACGCTTGCGACTCTCTCCTACCTGCAGAAAATCAAGAAGCGGGTCTGGCTGCGTCACGTACTCGTCCCTTCCTGGACGCTGGTAGAAAAAAAGTTGGAAGACTTGGCTTCTTTCCTCACCTCCTTCAGCTGCATTGAGCAGGTAGAGCTGCTTCCCTACCATCGCATGGGACAGTACAAATGGGAGCAATTGCATCTCACCTACTCATTGGCAGATGTACAGGAACCCACCAAAGACGAACTGTCAATGGCACGTTCCATTTTTGAGAAGCAAGGCCTTCATGTTCTGATGACCTCTTACAAGGATGAAGATTCACAGACAAAGGTTGGCTAAAAAACGGGAAGGCACCTCACAAGAAGCACCTTCCCAACGAAAACGAATTATCAATAATCAACGCTCTTTCTGGGGAACCAGGAAGAGCTTTTCCATATCATAGCCCTGTTCTACAGCAATCGCCTTCATGGCATCGAG
The sequence above is drawn from the uncultured Sphaerochaeta sp. genome and encodes:
- a CDS encoding polyprenyl synthetase family protein, whose protein sequence is MSEFWDDEPHIQAQLQVVRNTIEQTVATAHGFIRPILEDHVNSTGKMLRPALVLITNMIGDEDRSEDAIRVGSVIELIHLASLVHDDIIDGAQKRRGRASVFAKVGAKQAVLAGDFLLARALMLTSGKERGMDSQIVSRALTRLCESELDQDAGQGDFFIDRSTYLRRIGGKTASLFALSCYSGAALQEIDDATNKLAHHIGYCMGMAFQIQDDILDYIGSSKKLGKHTGGDVKSGIPTLPLICALEIENELGKHELKSVLTDRKIPLDQRTTTKVLSLVEELGGIQKAQFLAESYRKRALEEIHRLGNPEVVRMLTSLFEKLSARSV
- a CDS encoding DUF438 domain-containing protein; its protein translation is MDEKKIQRLKTIIEKLHAGVSSDSVKQEFEAEFGTISAEDLAAAEKKLIEDGEIQVEQVQKLCDVHASIFGGSVEEIHGGKTIEQTPGHPAFVFLKENEGLLSFLDGAFSAAVKAYKEENTERTRADLLSALKSLSKLDNHYSRKENLFFPYLEKAGITAPPKVMWGVDDEIRDLYKLLIRTLESSDKVLETELTHVEEQVRSMIDKENNILMPMLQGCMDKDAWLTVARDSADIGYCFNGGIEGASPSDATTWYRWNATMSGKDDFASKQETSGEVTLPSGHFTLEELTWMLNTMPADITFVGADDKVRFFSEGKERVFPRTRSIIGRDVEHCHPPKSLAVVEKLVSDFKAGVKDSESFWIQKGSKFILIRYYAVRNNNQEYLGVLEVTEEISELRSLDGQKTLLG
- a CDS encoding CBS domain-containing protein, with the protein product MANVQSILDQKGSTVYCITPEDTLAHALLKLTEHKIGALLVLNENGDIKGILSERDIIRHFSRRLEHLNTASIPVKEVMTVGVTCIKPEQNLDDCLQLMTAGRFRHLPVVAADKVIGMVSIGDVVKAALEERDFEIGELEHYITNAY
- a CDS encoding permease — protein: MNLILYSVTALLLLLSFLKDREKTKKALMKAWRAFENILPQFLVVILLVSLLLSILDHETIVRIIGKDSGWIGVILAAIVGSVTLIPGFVAFPTAALLLEGGAGYMQIGAFISTLMMVGVVTLPIEIQYFGKRLTLYRNTLAFIFSFIVAFAIGTVLEVVL
- a CDS encoding permease — encoded protein: MTTLVKRYSSFLLVLVLLGILSLFNQELGAGVFNITVMQLKEMLLVLPPIFVLLGLLDVWVPKQTMVRYMGKGSGLKGILLSLFIGSAAAGPLYGAFPVAAVFMKKGVTFSNVLIFIGAWSTTKIPMILFEFSALGAPFTLTRLLIDIPGIIIIAFLLSKMMGKEEIEAIYEKASKQ
- a CDS encoding Crp/Fnr family transcriptional regulator, encoding MSNVCDGCSNDLCLRNVPLFSSLQRDAVHALTSEMEHRRYKKGEIIVREGEKASAFTVIREGSAKAYRITPDGREQILYIFPANDYFGARFLFTEERVPYTVEALEPTTVCILNKTNFANLLAEHSQVAIEIIEAMANRMSRLESAMQSMGGRNADMRIASLLLEFKESYGHYNGNFLEITLPLSREGLANYLGIARETLSRKLTQFEEEGIILAVGNRVIRILDIERLTELSFLVD
- the pflB gene encoding formate C-acetyltransferase — encoded protein: MSEDTYYEINTRKYITEHYTPYDGDESFLAGPTERTEKLWGELKELLEIERQRGGMYDIDEHTISTIVSHKDGYINRDLEQIVGLQTDEPLKRAIMPFGGIRLVHTELKAYDRTLPESIDEVFKYRKTHNDGVFDVYTEQMRKVRHSGIITGLPDAYGRGRIIGDYRRVPLYGIDYLIKEKQSAKDNFHFDAMTEEVIRDREELSEQIRSLLELKEMAATYGYDISKPATDTKEAIQWLYFAFLAATKEQNGAAMSLGRVSTFLDIYAEEDLGSGRFSESEIQELVDHFIMKLRIIRFLRTPSYDELFSGDPTWVTESIGGVGHDGRHLVTKMSYRFLHSLTNLGPAPEPNLTVLWSDRLPQSFKKFCARLSIETSSIQYENDDLMRKDYGDDYGIACCVSAMELGKQMQFFGARVNLAKTLLYAINGGRDEKSGEQIGPKLAPVGDDILDYDTVIDRYEAMSSWLAKLYIDTLNVIHYMHDKYSYERLEMALHDAQVMRTMAGGIAGLSVVADSLSAIKYAKVKPIRDERGLAVDFEIEGDFPTYGNNDEQVDTIAKDLVRGFITKMRRHTTYRKSIPTLSVLTITSNVVYGKKTGSTPDGRKAGEPFAPGANPMHGRDKKGCVASMKSVAKLSYDDAQDGISYTFSIIPQTLGKDKQMQVANLVTLLDGYFIEEGHHINVNVMEKETLLDAMDHPEKYPQLTIRVSGYAVNFIKLTREQQLDVINRTFHGSL
- the pflA gene encoding pyruvate formate-lyase-activating protein; this translates as MSVQGNIHSVESFGTLDGPGLRYVVFLQGCSLRCRYCHNPDTWNMKGGTSQSVDEVVHDILSYKNFIKDGGVTISGGEPLRQPEFALELIGRLKREGIHTALDTAGSVPLEISKPVLDAVDMVLLDIKSLDDKLCFSLTGMGNTNTLATLSYLQKIKKRVWLRHVLVPSWTLVEKKLEDLASFLTSFSCIEQVELLPYHRMGQYKWEQLHLTYSLADVQEPTKDELSMARSIFEKQGLHVLMTSYKDEDSQTKVG